A section of the Bradyrhizobium oligotrophicum S58 genome encodes:
- a CDS encoding phosphomannomutase/phosphoglucomutase has translation MFPKPKPVLVPNTYAFESEPMVKPTGFREYDARWLFNKEINLMGVQALGMGLGALIAERGVKQEIVTGHDFRGYSASIKYALISGLMAAGCKVHDVGLAVTPMAYFAQFDLDVPCVAMVTASHNDNGWTGVKMGANRPLTFGPEEMTRLKEIVLNAEFKNGGGGSYQFHENYPARYIADLTNRPKLKRRLKVVAACGNGTAGAFAPQVLQAIGCEVIPLDTELDHTFPKYNPNPEDMEMLHAIRDAVLEHKADVGLGFDGDGDRCGVVDNTGEEIFADKVGVMLARDMSAIHKQAQFVVDVKSTGLFMTDPVLQAQGANTVYWKTGHSYMKRRTNELGALAGFEKSGHFFFNKPFGRGYDDGLVSAIAICEMLDRAPGKSMADLKDALPKTWSSPTMSPHCGDEVKYGVVDAVVKHFQALQQQGGQVAGQRIRDLVTVNGVRVTVEDGSWCLVRASSNKPELVVVVESPVSERRMHDMFEAVNVVLRTHPEVGAYNQTI, from the coding sequence ATGTTTCCGAAACCCAAGCCTGTCCTGGTTCCCAATACCTACGCCTTCGAATCCGAGCCGATGGTGAAGCCGACGGGCTTCCGCGAATATGACGCGCGCTGGCTGTTCAACAAGGAAATCAATTTGATGGGGGTGCAGGCGCTCGGCATGGGGCTGGGCGCGCTGATCGCCGAACGCGGTGTGAAGCAGGAGATCGTGACCGGGCACGATTTCCGCGGCTACTCGGCCTCGATCAAATATGCGCTGATCTCCGGCCTGATGGCCGCGGGCTGCAAGGTGCACGACGTCGGTCTTGCCGTGACGCCGATGGCCTATTTCGCCCAGTTCGATCTCGACGTGCCTTGCGTGGCGATGGTGACGGCCTCGCATAACGACAATGGCTGGACCGGTGTGAAGATGGGCGCCAACCGGCCGCTGACCTTCGGCCCTGAGGAGATGACCCGGCTGAAGGAGATCGTGCTCAACGCCGAGTTCAAGAACGGCGGCGGCGGGTCTTATCAGTTCCATGAGAACTATCCGGCGCGCTACATCGCCGATCTCACCAACCGTCCCAAGCTCAAGCGCAGACTGAAGGTTGTCGCGGCCTGCGGCAACGGCACCGCCGGTGCGTTCGCGCCGCAGGTGCTCCAGGCGATCGGTTGCGAGGTGATCCCGCTCGACACCGAGCTCGACCACACCTTCCCGAAATACAATCCCAATCCCGAAGATATGGAGATGCTGCACGCCATCCGTGACGCCGTGCTCGAACACAAGGCCGATGTCGGCCTTGGCTTCGATGGCGATGGCGACCGCTGCGGCGTCGTCGACAACACCGGCGAGGAGATCTTCGCCGACAAGGTCGGCGTCATGCTGGCGCGCGACATGTCGGCGATCCACAAGCAGGCGCAGTTCGTCGTCGACGTGAAATCGACCGGGCTGTTCATGACCGACCCGGTGCTGCAGGCCCAGGGCGCGAACACGGTCTATTGGAAGACCGGCCACTCCTACATGAAGCGCCGGACCAACGAGCTCGGCGCGCTCGCCGGTTTCGAGAAGTCCGGCCACTTCTTCTTCAACAAGCCGTTCGGCCGCGGCTATGACGATGGTCTGGTGTCGGCGATCGCGATCTGCGAGATGCTCGACCGCGCGCCGGGCAAATCGATGGCGGACCTGAAGGACGCGCTGCCCAAGACCTGGTCGTCGCCGACGATGTCGCCGCATTGTGGCGACGAGGTCAAATACGGCGTGGTCGACGCCGTGGTGAAGCACTTCCAGGCGCTGCAGCAGCAGGGCGGCCAAGTGGCGGGGCAGCGGATTCGCGATCTCGTCACCGTCAACGGCGTGCGCGTCACGGTCGAGGACGGCAGCTGGTGCCTGGTCCGGGCGTCATCCAACAAGCCCGAACTCGTGGTGGTGGTCGAAAGCCCGGTGTCCGAGCGGCGGATGCACGACATGTTCGAAGCGGTCAACGTCGTGCTGCGGACGCATCCCGAAGTCGGCGCCTACAACCAGACGATCTGA
- a CDS encoding Lrp/AsnC family transcriptional regulator — translation MSDISAQSPEANRRLDAIDRKILMVLQEDASLSVAEIGDRVGLSSTPCWKRIQRLEADGVILRRVALVDQYKIGLGISVFVSVESADHSEAWLRKFAEAVSSMPEVMEFYRMAGDVDYMLRVVVADMQSYDVFYKKLISAVPLKNVTSRFAMEKIKSVTALPVPPV, via the coding sequence ATGTCCGACATCTCCGCCCAGAGCCCCGAAGCCAATCGCCGGCTCGACGCTATCGACCGCAAGATCCTGATGGTCCTGCAGGAGGATGCGTCCCTGTCCGTCGCCGAGATCGGCGACCGGGTCGGACTGTCGTCGACACCCTGCTGGAAGCGCATCCAACGCCTCGAGGCTGACGGCGTGATCCTGCGCCGGGTCGCCCTGGTCGACCAGTACAAGATCGGGCTCGGCATCTCCGTGTTCGTGTCGGTCGAGAGCGCCGACCATTCCGAGGCCTGGCTGCGGAAATTCGCCGAGGCGGTCAGCTCCATGCCGGAGGTGATGGAATTCTACCGGATGGCCGGCGACGTCGACTACATGCTGCGCGTGGTGGTCGCGGACATGCAGAGCTACGACGTGTTCTACAAGAAGCTGATCAGCGCGGTGCCGCTGAAGAACGTCACTTCGCGCTTCGCGATGGAGAAGATCAAGTCGGTGACGGCACTGCCGGTGCCGCCGGTCTGA
- a CDS encoding TIGR02281 family clan AA aspartic protease, with amino-acid sequence MIFAAVLVGLGTFMAQLADRLTPASASATPSARAATMESAATGQRSLAIPTDRRGHFRADGRIDGQRISFMVDTGASMVALNESSAARFGLRPARGDYTANVTTANGTVKAARAKLAMVELGELTVRDVDALVLPDTALSENLLGLSFLSKLKRFAYANGQMVLEQ; translated from the coding sequence ATGATCTTCGCGGCCGTTCTCGTCGGTCTCGGCACCTTCATGGCGCAACTGGCCGATCGCTTGACCCCCGCGTCGGCATCCGCGACGCCGTCTGCCCGTGCTGCGACGATGGAGTCAGCTGCCACGGGCCAGCGCAGCCTCGCCATTCCGACCGACCGCCGCGGTCATTTCCGGGCCGACGGCCGCATCGACGGCCAGCGCATCAGCTTCATGGTCGATACCGGTGCCTCGATGGTCGCGCTGAACGAGAGTTCGGCTGCCCGGTTCGGCCTGCGCCCCGCTCGTGGCGACTACACCGCCAATGTGACCACGGCCAACGGCACCGTGAAGGCGGCGCGGGCCAAGCTTGCGATGGTCGAACTCGGCGAGCTCACCGTGCGCGACGTCGATGCGCTGGTGCTGCCCGACACGGCGCTGTCGGAGAACCTGCTCGGCCTGTCGTTCCTATCCAAGCTCAAGCGCTTCGCCTACGCCAACGGCCAGATGGTGCTGGAGCAATAG
- a CDS encoding UDP-glucose dehydrogenase family protein: protein MRIAMIGTGYVGLVSGACFADFGHQVTCVDKDESKIAALHRGEIPIFEPGLDALVAANVKAKRLDFTTDLKQPVAEADAVFIAVGTPSRRGDGHADLTYVYAAAREIAASLTGFTVVVTKSTVPVGTGDEVERIIRETNPSADVVVASNPEFLREGAAIRDFKWPDRIVVGTSDERGRKVMGDIYRPLSLNQAPMMYTERRTAELIKYAANAFLATKITFINEVADLAEKVGADVQEVARGIGLDNRIGAKFLHAGPGFGGSCFPKDTRALIKIAQDYDTQLRIVESVLAVNDNRKRAMARKVAHAVGGNLRGKTVAVLGLTFKPETDDMREAPSIPLVTGLLDMGARVRAHDPVGIEQAKKELPEIAYYEDPYECATGADAIVLVTEWVQYRAMDLDRLKQVMASPVVVDLRNVYRPEEMAAHGFVYESVGRPPVKG from the coding sequence ATGCGAATTGCGATGATCGGCACGGGCTATGTGGGGCTGGTGTCCGGTGCCTGCTTCGCCGATTTCGGCCACCAGGTCACCTGCGTGGACAAGGACGAAAGCAAGATCGCCGCGCTGCATCGCGGAGAAATCCCGATCTTCGAGCCCGGGCTCGATGCGCTGGTCGCGGCCAATGTGAAGGCCAAGCGGCTCGATTTCACCACGGACCTCAAGCAGCCGGTCGCGGAGGCCGACGCCGTCTTCATCGCCGTCGGCACGCCGTCGCGGCGTGGCGACGGTCATGCCGACCTCACTTACGTCTACGCCGCCGCGCGCGAGATCGCGGCCTCGCTGACCGGCTTCACGGTGGTGGTGACCAAATCGACGGTGCCGGTCGGCACCGGCGACGAAGTCGAGCGCATCATTCGCGAGACCAATCCCTCAGCCGATGTCGTCGTCGCCTCCAACCCAGAATTCCTGCGCGAAGGTGCGGCGATCCGCGACTTCAAATGGCCGGATCGTATCGTCGTCGGCACCTCGGATGAGCGGGGCCGCAAGGTGATGGGTGACATCTACCGTCCGCTGTCGCTGAACCAGGCGCCGATGATGTACACCGAGCGCCGCACTGCCGAGCTGATCAAATACGCCGCCAACGCGTTCCTCGCGACCAAGATCACCTTCATCAACGAGGTCGCCGATCTCGCCGAGAAGGTCGGCGCTGACGTCCAGGAAGTGGCCCGCGGCATCGGCCTCGACAACCGTATCGGCGCCAAGTTCCTGCATGCCGGGCCGGGCTTCGGTGGCTCGTGCTTCCCGAAGGACACGCGTGCGCTGATCAAGATCGCGCAGGACTACGACACGCAGCTGCGCATCGTCGAATCGGTGCTGGCGGTCAACGACAACCGCAAGCGCGCGATGGCGCGCAAGGTGGCGCATGCCGTCGGTGGCAATCTGCGCGGCAAGACGGTCGCGGTGCTCGGCCTCACCTTCAAGCCGGAGACCGACGACATGCGCGAAGCGCCGTCGATCCCACTGGTGACGGGGCTGCTCGACATGGGCGCCAGGGTGCGCGCGCATGACCCGGTCGGCATCGAGCAGGCCAAGAAGGAATTGCCAGAGATCGCCTATTACGAGGATCCCTATGAGTGTGCGACCGGCGCCGATGCGATCGTGCTGGTCACCGAATGGGTGCAGTACCGCGCCATGGATCTCGATCGCCTCAAGCAGGTGATGGCGAGCCCGGTCGTGGTCGACCTGCGCAACGTCTACCGCCCCGAGGAGATGGCCGCCCACGGCTTCGTCTACGAAAGCGTCGGCAGGCCGCCGGTAAAGGGCTGA
- the nudC gene encoding NAD(+) diphosphatase: MSPFDLFPLGQPAFVGHSIDRAAHLRFHDDKLLAFESKPSTRAYVVHRDSLVLKRDGDQLRALLSIDEALKFGANPGTIFLGLRDGEAVFGMGISPVAVEKLAGREDVSVTELRGIAMQGAIPPDQLATIAMAKSLVSWHQRHGFCANCGAKTAMREGGWKRECPACKTEHFPRTDPVVISLVASGDKCLLGRQKQFPAGMYSCLAGFVEAAETIEDAVRREVFEESGIRCSDVTYYMTQPWPYPSSLMIGCSARALNEDIVIDRTELEDVRWFSRDEARLMLLRQHQEGLAGPHPFAIAHHLVGRWLKNDE; the protein is encoded by the coding sequence ATGTCACCATTCGACTTGTTCCCGCTGGGGCAGCCGGCCTTCGTCGGCCATTCGATCGACCGCGCCGCCCATCTGCGCTTCCATGACGACAAGCTGTTGGCCTTCGAGAGCAAGCCGTCGACGCGCGCCTATGTCGTGCATCGCGATTCGCTGGTCTTGAAGCGCGACGGCGACCAGCTGCGGGCGCTGCTGTCGATCGACGAGGCTCTGAAGTTCGGCGCCAATCCGGGCACGATCTTCCTGGGGCTGCGCGACGGTGAGGCCGTGTTCGGCATGGGCATCTCGCCGGTCGCGGTCGAGAAGCTCGCCGGTCGCGAGGATGTCTCGGTGACCGAGCTGCGCGGCATCGCGATGCAGGGTGCGATTCCGCCGGACCAGCTGGCGACGATCGCGATGGCCAAGTCGCTGGTGTCCTGGCATCAGCGCCACGGCTTCTGCGCCAATTGCGGCGCCAAGACCGCGATGCGCGAGGGCGGCTGGAAGCGCGAATGCCCTGCTTGCAAGACCGAGCATTTCCCGCGCACCGACCCGGTGGTGATCTCGCTGGTCGCCTCCGGCGACAAGTGTCTGCTCGGCCGCCAGAAGCAGTTTCCGGCCGGCATGTATTCGTGCCTGGCCGGCTTCGTCGAGGCGGCCGAGACCATCGAGGACGCGGTGCGCCGCGAGGTGTTCGAGGAGTCCGGGATCCGCTGCAGCGACGTCACCTATTACATGACGCAGCCCTGGCCCTATCCGTCGTCGCTGATGATCGGCTGCAGCGCTCGTGCGCTGAACGAGGACATCGTCATCGACCGCACCGAGCTCGAGGACGTCCGCTGGTTCAGCCGCGACGAGGCACGGCTGATGCTGCTGCGGCAGCATCAGGAGGGCCTCGCTGGCCCTCATCCCTTCGCCATCGCCCACCATCTGGTCGGCCGCTGGTTGAAGAACGACGAATAG
- a CDS encoding methyl-accepting chemotaxis protein encodes MTVETSDLATLRHTTSKLLLAVLWVHVPLSLMIGLSRGDWLMPTILMVVMAMVATLSWRSAGDSLSTQLTVAVAIMGGVSVLVYQMSGHAWQIDMHMYFFAALACLVAYCDYRPILAGTIAVALHHLVLNFVFPAAIFPGGADLGRVVLHAVILLIEAGVLVALALKLTQLFETSARKTAEAESAIAAEARATAERFETEQRVKQQADLARRELAEGFERKIGGIVEAVAVAANEMQSLSSSMSRSSAESSRQTSAAAGASQRASTNVGTVAAATEELTASINNISQQVTRSAEIAAKAADEARRTNTVVESLAAGTQKIGEVVTLIQTIASQTNLLALNATIEAARAGEHGRGFAVVASEVKALANQTAKATEEISSQVQSIQSATGDAVSAIQAIGGTIAEIDDISKEIATAVEQQGLATGEISGNVQQAAEGTRLVSQSMGSVTRASDETGSAASRLLESANGLTSQSTRLKSEVDQFLSSLRAA; translated from the coding sequence ATGACTGTCGAGACCAGCGATCTGGCCACTCTCCGGCACACGACAAGCAAGCTGCTGCTGGCGGTGCTCTGGGTGCACGTTCCGCTCTCCCTCATGATCGGATTGTCGCGCGGCGACTGGCTGATGCCGACCATTCTCATGGTCGTCATGGCAATGGTGGCGACCCTGTCCTGGCGCAGCGCCGGCGATAGCTTGTCGACCCAGCTCACCGTCGCAGTCGCCATCATGGGCGGCGTATCCGTGCTCGTCTACCAGATGTCCGGACATGCCTGGCAGATCGACATGCACATGTACTTCTTCGCGGCGCTGGCCTGTCTGGTCGCGTATTGCGACTACCGGCCGATCCTGGCCGGCACCATCGCCGTCGCGCTTCACCATCTGGTCCTGAACTTCGTCTTTCCCGCGGCGATCTTCCCGGGCGGCGCTGATCTCGGCCGCGTGGTGCTGCATGCGGTCATCCTGCTGATCGAGGCCGGCGTCCTCGTCGCGCTCGCGCTCAAGCTGACGCAGTTGTTCGAAACCAGCGCGCGCAAGACCGCGGAAGCCGAATCGGCGATCGCCGCAGAGGCGCGCGCAACCGCCGAGCGGTTCGAGACCGAGCAACGCGTCAAGCAGCAGGCCGATCTTGCCCGGCGCGAGCTCGCAGAAGGCTTCGAGCGCAAAATTGGCGGCATCGTCGAAGCCGTAGCGGTCGCCGCGAACGAGATGCAGAGCCTGTCCTCGTCGATGAGCCGGAGCAGCGCGGAATCATCGCGCCAGACGTCGGCCGCGGCCGGCGCCTCGCAACGGGCGTCGACGAATGTCGGGACGGTCGCGGCGGCGACGGAAGAGCTGACTGCGTCGATCAACAACATCTCTCAGCAGGTGACGCGCTCGGCGGAGATCGCCGCGAAAGCGGCGGACGAAGCTCGCCGCACCAATACGGTGGTCGAGAGCCTGGCTGCCGGCACCCAGAAGATCGGCGAGGTGGTCACGTTGATCCAGACCATCGCCAGCCAGACCAACCTGCTGGCGCTGAACGCCACCATCGAGGCGGCGCGCGCCGGCGAACACGGCAGGGGCTTTGCCGTGGTGGCAAGCGAGGTGAAGGCGCTGGCCAACCAGACCGCGAAAGCGACCGAGGAAATCTCCAGCCAGGTGCAGAGCATCCAGAGCGCCACGGGCGACGCCGTCAGCGCCATCCAGGCGATCGGAGGAACGATTGCCGAGATCGACGACATCTCCAAGGAGATCGCCACCGCGGTCGAACAGCAGGGCCTCGCCACCGGAGAGATTTCCGGCAACGTGCAACAGGCGGCTGAAGGCACGCGGCTGGTCAGCCAAAGCATGGGCAGCGTGACCCGTGCCTCCGACGAGACCGGCAGCGCCGCCTCGCGCCTGCTGGAGTCCGCGAACGGACTAACCTCGCAATCGACCCGGCTCAAATCGGAGGTTGATCAGTTCCTGAGTTCCCTGAGGGCCGCTTGA
- the hrpB gene encoding ATP-dependent helicase HrpB, with amino-acid sequence MPLRFDTPLPIDAVLGELSGTLERSNTAVLVAPPGAGKTTRVPLALRDAAWVGTKKIIVLEPRRIAARASAERMAKSLGERAGDTVGYRVRFGSKISRATRIEVVTEGIFTRQILDDPELTGVAAVLFDEFHERSLDADLGLALARDAQQGLREDLRILVMSATLDGARVASLLGDAPVVESEGRAFPVETRYVGRKPDAPVERQMAETIASALRADAGSVLAFLPGAAEIRRTQTMLAERVHDAAIEVVPLFGALDAAVQDRAISPAPKGSRKVVLATSIAETSLTIEGVRIVVDSGLARVPRYEPDIGLTRLETVRASRAAVDQRRGRAGRTEPGVCYRLWDEPQTASLAAYTQPEILSADLSSLVLDLAQWGVSDPTTLSFLDPPPQPAWKEARDLLNELGALDADGRLTDEGRRLRALALPPRLARMIVDAADYGAAADAADIAAILTERGLGGDSVDLEVRLDQFRRDRSSRAQSARDMARRWAQQVGPSSSPDRGGELTTGLMLAFAFPDRVARNRGNGSFVLANGRGAAVEQTSSLARLPYIAVGELTGTAASGRILLAAPLAIEDIERHFAAHIEMKDEVSFDQNAMALRARRRRKLHAITMADAPVALTPSEETARIFAGGICAAGLDRLPWSKAARQWRDRVTFLRKAEGDSWPDLSDTGLAERRDDWLVPLLAGKTSLKDVSSGDVSDAVMALLPWDLRARLDREAPTHFEAPTGTLLAIDYEAEQGPTIAVRLQELFGLNVHPSIARGAVPLVLELLSPAQRPVQVTRDLPGFWRGSYAAVRTDLRGRYPRHPWPDDPANAQPTRRAKPRGT; translated from the coding sequence TTGCCCCTTCGCTTCGACACACCGCTGCCCATCGACGCCGTGCTGGGCGAACTGTCCGGCACGCTCGAACGCAGCAATACCGCCGTCCTGGTGGCGCCGCCGGGCGCCGGCAAGACCACGCGCGTGCCGCTGGCGCTGCGTGATGCGGCCTGGGTCGGGACTAAGAAGATCATCGTGCTGGAGCCGCGGCGGATCGCCGCTCGCGCCTCAGCCGAACGCATGGCGAAGTCGCTCGGCGAGCGCGCCGGCGACACCGTCGGCTATCGCGTGCGCTTCGGCTCGAAGATCTCGCGCGCGACCCGCATCGAGGTCGTCACCGAGGGCATCTTCACCCGGCAGATCCTGGACGACCCCGAGCTGACCGGCGTCGCCGCCGTGCTGTTCGACGAATTCCACGAGCGCTCGCTCGATGCCGATCTCGGCCTCGCATTGGCGCGCGATGCGCAGCAGGGCTTGCGCGAGGACCTCCGCATCCTCGTGATGTCGGCAACGCTCGATGGCGCCCGGGTCGCCAGCCTGCTCGGTGACGCGCCGGTGGTCGAGAGCGAGGGCCGCGCTTTTCCGGTCGAGACCCGCTATGTCGGCCGCAAGCCGGATGCCCCGGTCGAGCGGCAGATGGCAGAGACGATCGCCAGCGCGTTGCGAGCCGATGCCGGCTCGGTGCTGGCCTTCCTGCCGGGCGCCGCCGAGATCCGGCGCACCCAGACCATGCTCGCCGAGCGCGTCCACGATGCTGCAATCGAGGTCGTGCCGCTGTTCGGCGCGCTCGACGCCGCGGTACAGGACCGCGCGATCTCGCCGGCGCCGAAGGGCAGCCGCAAGGTCGTACTGGCGACCTCGATCGCCGAGACCTCGCTGACCATTGAGGGCGTTCGCATCGTGGTGGATTCCGGCCTTGCCCGGGTACCGCGCTACGAGCCTGATATCGGCTTGACCCGGCTGGAGACCGTGCGGGCCTCGCGCGCCGCCGTCGACCAGCGCCGCGGTCGCGCCGGCCGCACCGAGCCCGGCGTCTGTTATCGTCTGTGGGACGAGCCGCAGACGGCCTCGCTCGCGGCCTACACGCAGCCGGAGATTCTCAGCGCCGACCTGTCCTCGCTGGTGCTCGATCTCGCGCAATGGGGCGTCAGCGACCCCACCACGCTGAGCTTCCTCGATCCGCCGCCGCAGCCGGCCTGGAAGGAAGCGCGCGACCTGCTGAACGAGCTCGGTGCCCTCGATGCCGACGGTCGCCTGACCGATGAGGGCCGCCGACTCCGGGCACTGGCGCTGCCGCCGCGGCTTGCCCGCATGATCGTCGATGCCGCCGACTATGGTGCAGCCGCTGACGCGGCCGACATCGCGGCCATCCTGACCGAGCGTGGTCTCGGCGGCGACAGTGTCGACCTCGAGGTGCGGCTCGATCAATTCCGCCGCGACCGCTCGTCCCGCGCGCAGAGCGCGCGTGACATGGCGCGGCGTTGGGCGCAGCAGGTCGGCCCTTCTTCATCACCGGATCGGGGAGGGGAGCTGACCACCGGCCTGATGCTCGCCTTCGCCTTCCCCGATCGCGTCGCGCGCAATCGCGGCAATGGCAGCTTCGTGCTCGCCAATGGCCGCGGCGCCGCGGTCGAGCAGACCTCGTCGCTGGCGCGGTTGCCCTATATCGCGGTCGGTGAGCTGACCGGAACGGCCGCCAGCGGCCGCATCCTGCTCGCTGCGCCGCTCGCGATCGAGGACATCGAACGGCATTTTGCTGCTCATATCGAAATGAAGGACGAGGTCAGCTTCGATCAAAACGCGATGGCGCTGCGGGCGCGCCGCCGGCGCAAGTTGCACGCGATCACGATGGCCGATGCGCCGGTCGCGCTGACGCCGTCCGAGGAAACCGCGCGCATCTTCGCCGGGGGTATCTGCGCTGCCGGCCTCGACCGCCTGCCCTGGTCGAAGGCCGCCAGGCAATGGCGCGACCGCGTCACGTTCCTGCGCAAGGCGGAGGGCGATAGCTGGCCGGACCTGTCGGACACGGGCTTGGCCGAGCGGCGCGACGACTGGCTGGTGCCGCTGCTGGCCGGCAAGACCTCGCTCAAGGATGTCTCTTCCGGCGACGTCTCGGACGCGGTGATGGCGCTGCTGCCGTGGGATCTGCGCGCCCGGCTCGACCGGGAGGCGCCGACCCATTTCGAGGCGCCGACCGGCACCCTGCTCGCGATCGACTACGAGGCCGAGCAGGGCCCGACCATCGCGGTGCGGCTCCAGGAACTGTTCGGGCTGAATGTTCATCCGTCGATCGCGCGCGGCGCGGTGCCGCTGGTGCTGGAGCTGCTGTCGCCAGCGCAGCGCCCGGTGCAGGTGACGCGCGATCTGCCCGGCTTCTGGCGCGGCTCCTATGCGGCCGTCCGCACCGACCTGCGCGGCCGGTATCCGCGCCATCCCTGGCCCGATGATCCCGCCAATGCGCAGCCGACCCGGCGGGCCAAGCCGCGCGGCACGTAG
- a CDS encoding acyltransferase family protein, producing the protein MTANGTPKSAGTEARIDWVDYAKGICIIMVVMMHSVLGVELAAGETGFMHAVVAFAKPFRMPDFFLISGLFLPLVIDRDWRTYIDRKVVHFAYFYVLWVTIQFGFKAPGFAAASGWEHAGYLYLESFIEPFGTLWFIYLLPIFFVVIKLTRKLPAPLIWGIAAGLEMSHIVTGWTVIDEFCARFVYIYSGYLFATTIFAVSDRARAQPMLAIIGLLAWAVINQSLVSLGVSEWPIVSLALGYAGAIAIIIAGTLLARAQLLNVLRFCGEHSIVIYLAFFLPMAATRAVLLKTGVIGDIGTISLLVTIAGVIGALVIWRLALRFNAQFLFERPIAFWIAPPKPKAVLQPAE; encoded by the coding sequence ATGACCGCAAATGGTACGCCGAAATCGGCCGGAACCGAGGCGCGCATCGATTGGGTCGACTACGCCAAGGGTATCTGCATCATCATGGTGGTGATGATGCACAGCGTGCTCGGCGTCGAGCTCGCCGCGGGCGAGACCGGCTTCATGCATGCCGTCGTTGCCTTCGCCAAACCGTTCCGGATGCCGGACTTCTTCCTGATCTCCGGCCTGTTCCTGCCGCTCGTGATCGACCGCGACTGGCGGACCTACATCGACCGCAAGGTCGTGCATTTCGCCTATTTCTACGTGCTGTGGGTGACCATCCAGTTCGGCTTCAAGGCGCCCGGCTTCGCGGCGGCGAGCGGCTGGGAGCATGCCGGCTATCTGTATCTCGAATCCTTCATCGAGCCGTTCGGCACGCTGTGGTTCATCTATCTGCTGCCGATCTTCTTCGTCGTCATCAAGCTGACACGAAAGCTGCCAGCTCCCCTCATCTGGGGCATCGCGGCCGGCCTCGAAATGTCGCACATCGTCACCGGCTGGACCGTGATCGACGAGTTCTGCGCCCGCTTCGTCTACATCTATTCGGGCTATCTGTTCGCCACCACCATCTTCGCGGTGTCCGATCGCGCGCGGGCGCAGCCCATGCTCGCGATCATCGGCCTGCTCGCCTGGGCCGTGATCAACCAGAGCCTGGTCAGTCTCGGCGTCAGCGAATGGCCGATCGTCTCGCTGGCACTCGGCTATGCCGGCGCGATCGCCATCATCATCGCCGGCACCCTGCTGGCGCGGGCGCAGCTCCTCAACGTGCTGCGGTTCTGCGGCGAGCATTCGATCGTGATCTATCTCGCGTTCTTCCTGCCGATGGCGGCGACCCGCGCGGTGCTGCTGAAGACCGGTGTGATCGGCGACATCGGAACCATCTCGCTGCTGGTGACCATCGCTGGCGTGATCGGCGCGCTCGTGATCTGGCGCCTTGCGCTGCGCTTCAACGCGCAGTTCCTGTTCGAACGCCCCATCGCGTTCTGGATCGCGCCGCCGAAGCCAAAGGCCGTGTTGCAGCCCGCGGAGTAA
- a CDS encoding HIT domain-containing protein: protein MPESDWSLHPQLQKDTIDIGDLPLSRVLVIKDANYPWLLLVPRREAAVEIIDLDEVAQAQLMTEITRVSRAVKEITKCDKLNVAALGNVVPQLHVHIIARRTTDVAWPRPVWGVAPALPHDAQEVQQFISAVRRKIWLG from the coding sequence ATGCCCGAATCCGACTGGTCGCTGCACCCGCAACTTCAGAAGGACACGATCGATATCGGCGACCTGCCGCTGTCGCGCGTGCTGGTGATCAAGGACGCGAACTACCCGTGGCTGCTATTGGTGCCGCGCCGCGAGGCCGCCGTCGAGATCATCGATCTGGATGAGGTGGCACAAGCGCAGCTGATGACCGAGATCACGCGGGTCTCGCGCGCCGTCAAAGAGATCACCAAATGCGACAAGCTCAACGTCGCCGCGCTCGGCAACGTGGTGCCGCAATTGCACGTCCACATCATCGCGCGCCGCACCACTGACGTCGCCTGGCCGCGTCCGGTGTGGGGCGTGGCACCGGCGCTGCCGCACGACGCGCAGGAGGTGCAGCAATTCATCAGCGCCGTCAGGCGCAAGATCTGGTTAGGGTGA